Part of the Ruania alba genome is shown below.
GCTGTCCTGGCGGTGGCCGGTGCGGTGCTGCTCGCAGACCGTGGGATCGTGAGAGTGCTGAGGAGGAGCCGTGCCTGACCATCGCATCGTGCAACTGACCGGATCCAGTGACGGCGGAGTCGGGCGGCACGCCCGGGAGCTGGCCGCGATGCTGTCAGCGGACCACCGGGTAATCCTGGCCGGGCCCCGAGGGGTCATCGCCGGCCTCGATCCGGAGTCGCGGGTGCACACCACGGTGGTCGACGTGCAGGACCGTCCGCGAATGAGCGATGCTCGAGCCGTGGCACGGATCCGGGCGATCGCCAAGGGAGCCGACGTGGTGCACGCGCACGGGTTGCGGGCCGGGGCCCTCGCCGCCCTCGCGCTGAGCACGCCCACCCCGGAGCGGACGGCGCTCGTGGTCACCCTGCACAACGCCGCCGTGGGAGGTCAGGGAGTGCGATCCGTGGCGGCCGGTCTGCTACGTGTGATCACCGCCCGGGCCGACGTGGTGCTCGGGGTGAGCGGCGACCTGGTGGCCGACGCGCTCGCCCATGGCGCCCGGCGTGCCGAGCGGGCACTGGTCCCGGCACCGGGACGTGAGCCGGCGCAGCCGCTCGGCGAGGCCGAACGGCGCGCTTTGGGCCTCGATCCGGGGCAGCCGATTGTGCTCACGGTGGCGCGGCTCGCGCCACAGAAGGGACTAGGCCTGCTCGCCGACGCCGCCGCGCTGCTCGCGGATCGGGTCCCCGAGGCGCGTTGGCTCGTGGCTGGGGGCGGGCCACTGATGGACGATCTGGCCGAGCAGGTGCTCGGCGAGGTGCTCCCGGTGACTCTGCTGGGACATCGCCCGGACGTGCCCTCCCTGTTCGCCGCGGCGGATGTCGTCGTCAGTACCAGCGCCTGGGAGGGCCAACCGATCAACCTGCAGGAGGCGCTCGCCGCCGGTGCCGCGGTGGTGGCGACCGATGTGGGTGGAACTCGCGAGGTGACCGGCGACGCGGCCCTGCTGGTGCCCTATGCCGACCCCGACGCGCTGACGACGGCCATCACGCGGGTGCTCAACGAACCCACGCTGGCTGCTGAGCTGCGGCAACGCTCGCTCTCCCGCGCGGCGGAACTACCCACTGCTGACGACGCGGCGGCGCAGCTCCTCGAGATCTACGCGACCGCGGCTCGCGGGTGATAGCGTAGAAGCCCGTGGTGATCACTTCGAACTCCGGGCCCCAGGGCAACGTCCCTCGACACATCTTCGTCACAGGTGGGGTCGCTTCCTCCCTCGGGAAAGGCCTGACGGCGTCCAGCCTCGGCCACCTGCTTCGTGGCCGCGGCCTCCGGGTGACCATGCAGAAGCTGGACCCGTATCTCAACGTCGATCCAGGCACGATGAACCCGTTCCAGCACGGGGAGGTCTTCGTCACTGAGGACGGTGCGGAGACCGACCTGGACATCGGTCACTACGAGCGCTTCCTCGACGTGAACCTGGATGCCGGTGCGAATGTGACCACTGGCGTCGTGTATTCGCACGTGATCGCCAAGGAACGGCGCGGGGAGTACCTGGGCGACACCGTGCAGGTCATCCCGCACATCACCGACGAGATCAAGCGACGGATGCGGGCCCAGGCGCACCCTGCCACCGGTGACGCGCCGGACGTGATCATCACCGAGGTCGGCGGCACCGTCGGTGACATCGAGTCCCAGCCATTCCTCGAGGCCGCGCGTCAGGTCCGTCAGGACATCGGCCGCGACAACGTCTTCTTCGTGCACGTCTCGCTGGTGCCCTACCTGGGCCCGAGCGGTGAGCTGAAGACCAAACCCACCCAGCACTCGGTGGCCGCACTGCGCAGCATCGGTATCCAGCCCGATGCGATCGTCTGCCGTGCGGACCGCGACATCCCCGAGGGAGTGAAGGCGAAGATCGCCTCGATGTGCGACGTGGACCGGGACGCCGTGATCACCTGCGTGGACGCCCCGAGCATCTACGACATCCCGAAGGTGGTCCACTCCGAGGGGCTGGACGCGTACGTGATCCGCCGCCTGGCGATCCCGTTCCGGGACGTGGACTGGGACACCTGGAATGTGCTGCTGGAGCGCGTGCACCACCCCGCGGACGAGGTGGAGATCGCCCTCGTCGGTAAGTACATCGACCTGCCGGACGCCTATCTCTCGGTCACCGAAGCGCTGCGCGCCGGCGGATTTCACACCAACACCCGCGTCCGGATCCGGTGGGTCCCCTCGGACGACTGCCAGACCCCGGAGGGGGCCCGCAAGGCGCTCGGCGGCGTGGACGGCGTGCTCGTCCCCGGCGGGTTCGGGGTGCGCGGCATCGAAGGCAAGCTCGGTGCGTTGCGGTGGGCCCGCGAGCAGCAGGTGCCCACCCTGGGAATCTGCCTCGGCCTGCAGTGCATGGTGATCGAGTACGCACGGACCGTACTCGGTCTGGAGGGTGCTTCCTCGACCGAGTTCGACGCGAACACGGCCGACCCGGTGGTGGCCACGATGTCCGAACAGCTGGCCTTCGTCGACGGCGAGGGGGATCTCGGCGGCACGATGCGCCTCGGCGCCTACGATGCTGTGCTGTCGCCCGGTTCCGTAGTGGCCGAGACCTACGGCGCCGAGCGGGTCAGCGAACGGCACCGGCACCGCTATGAGGTGAACAACTCCTACCGGGACGCGCTCGCCGAGGCTGGGTTGCAGATCAGCGGTCGTTCCCCGGACTCCTCGCTGGTGGAGTTCGTGGAGCTGGACCGCGACAAGCACCCGTACTACGTGGCCACCCAGGCACACCCGGAGTTCAAGTCCCGGCCCACGCGGGCGCACCCGCTGTTCGTCGGACTGGTGTCGGCGGCCCTGGACCGGCAGCGTGAGACCCGGCTGCTCGAGGTGGAGCCGACCGCGCGTGGCTGACTCCACCGCCCCCTCGGAGCCGGTGCAGGACCGGCGCACCGACCTGCCCACCTCGGCCGAAGAGACGCTGCACACCGGGTACGTGATGGACCTGGTGGCCGAGTCTGTGGACCTGGGTACCGGCGGGGAGGTGCGGCG
Proteins encoded:
- a CDS encoding CTP synthase, whose product is MVITSNSGPQGNVPRHIFVTGGVASSLGKGLTASSLGHLLRGRGLRVTMQKLDPYLNVDPGTMNPFQHGEVFVTEDGAETDLDIGHYERFLDVNLDAGANVTTGVVYSHVIAKERRGEYLGDTVQVIPHITDEIKRRMRAQAHPATGDAPDVIITEVGGTVGDIESQPFLEAARQVRQDIGRDNVFFVHVSLVPYLGPSGELKTKPTQHSVAALRSIGIQPDAIVCRADRDIPEGVKAKIASMCDVDRDAVITCVDAPSIYDIPKVVHSEGLDAYVIRRLAIPFRDVDWDTWNVLLERVHHPADEVEIALVGKYIDLPDAYLSVTEALRAGGFHTNTRVRIRWVPSDDCQTPEGARKALGGVDGVLVPGGFGVRGIEGKLGALRWAREQQVPTLGICLGLQCMVIEYARTVLGLEGASSTEFDANTADPVVATMSEQLAFVDGEGDLGGTMRLGAYDAVLSPGSVVAETYGAERVSERHRHRYEVNNSYRDALAEAGLQISGRSPDSSLVEFVELDRDKHPYYVATQAHPEFKSRPTRAHPLFVGLVSAALDRQRETRLLEVEPTARG
- a CDS encoding glycosyltransferase family 4 protein; its protein translation is MPDHRIVQLTGSSDGGVGRHARELAAMLSADHRVILAGPRGVIAGLDPESRVHTTVVDVQDRPRMSDARAVARIRAIAKGADVVHAHGLRAGALAALALSTPTPERTALVVTLHNAAVGGQGVRSVAAGLLRVITARADVVLGVSGDLVADALAHGARRAERALVPAPGREPAQPLGEAERRALGLDPGQPIVLTVARLAPQKGLGLLADAAALLADRVPEARWLVAGGGPLMDDLAEQVLGEVLPVTLLGHRPDVPSLFAAADVVVSTSAWEGQPINLQEALAAGAAVVATDVGGTREVTGDAALLVPYADPDALTTAITRVLNEPTLAAELRQRSLSRAAELPTADDAAAQLLEIYATAARG